A window from Solanum stenotomum isolate F172 chromosome 5, ASM1918654v1, whole genome shotgun sequence encodes these proteins:
- the LOC125865051 gene encoding uncharacterized protein LOC125865051: MIYLRKFNSWRFLTIASTCLNSSTPYQFSSFLGRPFSFSAQIQTESTISDSVAKKPLGVFFQEAVGLLEKSENKELKGKLEKLEEEVRVLLEMRKNEKEARNGDGVLENKGTSKKLHELFMNEEVKSVKSIKSTPLSMEDHTVYKELSPDMAMFVTHLYNEGYFKYSNFLSRKKFDITCFENSYARNFITYAAKQFGRDHQEIVKWLSGSDLKKVALFGCPSIAKQNVLSAKRLRKYFRIQEDNVCSKCALKASCKFVNQNVRKGDRANLHLAAVLRVIILYALESVPPQLVIPDEIKASVSRLLMDILRLSQTVS; the protein is encoded by the exons ATGATATACCTGAGAAAGTTCAATTCTTGGCGTTTTCTAACAATAGCATCAACATGCTTGAATTCTTCAACCCCATAtcaattttcatcatttttggGGAGACCCTTTTCGTTTTCAGCTCAGATTCAGACAGAATCAACTATTTCAGATAGTGTAGCAAAGAAACCATTGGGTGTTTTCTTTCAAGAAGCTGTTGGTCTGTTAGAAAAGTCTGAAAACAAAGAATTGAAGGGTAAATTGGAAAAATTGGAGGAAGAAGTGAGGGTTTTGCTAGAGATgaggaaaaatgaaaaggaagCTAGAAATGGTGATGGGGTATTGGAAAATAAGGGGACGAGTAAGAAATTACATGAATTGTTTATGAATGAGGAGGTTAAGAGTGTAAAATCAATAAAGTCGACTCCGTTGAGTATGGAGGATCATACTGTGTACAAAGAGCTTTCACCTGATATGGCGATGTTTGTGACTCATTTATACAATGAAGGGTACTTTAAATATTCAAACTTTCTGTCTAGGAAGAAGTTTGACATTACTTGCTTCGAGAATAGCTATGCCCGTAATTTTATAACGTATGCAGCTAAGCAGTTTGGTAGAGATCACCAAGAGATTGTTAA ATGGTTGTCTGGCAGTGACCTGAAAAAAGTCGCCCTTTTTGGTTGCCCTTCTATTGCAAAGCAGAATGTTTTATCTGCTAAGAGGTTGCGTAAATATTTCAGAATTCAAGAAGATAAT GTATGCAGCAAATGTGCCTTAAAAGCATCATGCAAGTTTGTGAATCAGAATGTCAGGAAAGGCGATAGGGCAAATTTACACTTGGCTGCTGTATTGAGGGTCATTATTCTGTATGCGCTGGAATCAGTTCCTCCTCAGCTAGTAATACCAGATGAAATAAAGGCTTCTGTCAGTCGGTTGCTGATGGACATTTTGAGACTTAGTCAAACTGTGTCTTAA
- the LOC125864922 gene encoding zinc finger BED domain-containing protein RICESLEEPER 1-like, whose amino-acid sequence MEIPTETPIKKPKRLTSVVWNHFERVRKADICYAVCVHCKKKLSGSSNSGTTHLRNHLLRCLKRSNYDVTQILAAKRKKKDPTLAVVTYEEGQRKEETISPVTTFKFDPEVKKEEVNVPINLGSVRFDQERSRLDLARMIMLHGYPLAMVDHIGFKIFVKNLQPQFEVLTNSAVELDCMTIYAKEKQKMYEAIHNLHGRISLSADVWDSSENARYMCLTAFYIDEDWKLQKKMLNFITLDPSHTDDILSEVVIKSLTDWAIDRKLFSMTFDHCTGYEELIFRIKDWLSQNRPLLKNGELFDVRCAVQLMKSIVSDVMEAIRDVTHKVRESIRHVKNSQVTLGKFNEIAQQAAISGERPLILDCGQQWSSTYLMLEAALDYRGAFCLLEEHDPTYTSALSETEWDHASAVAGYVKLFVEVTNVFTTNKYSTANIYFPEICDIHIQLIEWCKNPDNFLSDIAMKMKEKFDRYWSKCSLTLAIAAILDPRFKMKLVEYYYPQIYDSDAPNQIKAISDAIRELSNEYAMGSSSLDPDTAGASGSLASTTIGTRDRLRGFDKFLHETSQSHNMTSDLDKYLEEPVFPRNYDFSILNWWKVHTPRYPILSMMARDILGVPASTLGPELAFNNRGRVLDHHRSSLNPDAREALICGQDWLRMESEEYNSPHIYTAVPLTVESK is encoded by the exons ATGGAAATTCCAACCGAAACCCCAATAAAGAAACCAAAGCGATTGACATCCGTTGTGTGGAACCATTTTGAAAGAGTTCGAAAGGCAGATATCTGTTATGCCGTCTGTGTGCATTGCAAGAAGAAGCTTAGTGGATCAAGTAACAGCGGAACAACTCATCTGAGGAATCATTTGTTGCGGTGTCTAAAAAGATCCAACTATGATGTTACCCAAATACTTGCagcaaagagaaagaaaaaagaccCTACTCTTGCAGTTGTCACCTATGAAGAAGGACAAAGGAAAGAAGAAACCATTAGTCCTGTGACAACCTTTAAGTTTGATCCAGAGGTAAAGAAAGAGGAAGTTAACGTGCCTATCAACCTTGGCAGTGTTAGATTTGATCAAGAGCGGAGCCGTCTGGATCTTGCCCGTATGATTATGTTACATGGTTATCCTTTAGCCATGGTTGACCATATTGgattcaaaatatttgtcaagAATTTACAGCCACAATTTGAGGTTTTGACTAATAGTGCTGTTGAACTAGATTGTATGACTATTTATGCAAAAGAGAAACAGAAGATGTATGAAGCAATCCATAACTTGCATGGAAGAATTAGTCTTTCTGCTGATGTTTGGGATTCATCGGAAAATGCACGGTATATGTGCTTGACTGCTTTTTACATTGATGAAGACTGGAAGCTTCAGAAGAAAATGCTGAATTTCATCACACTGGACCCTTCTCACACAGATGACATACTTTCAGAAGTTGTTATAAAAAGTTTGACAGACTGGGCCATTGATCGTAAGTTGTTTTCTATGACTTTCGATCATTGTACGGGCTATGAAGAACTGATTTTTAGGATCAAAGACTGGCTTTCTCAAAACAGGCCTCTGTTAAAGAATGGTGAATTGTTTGATGTGCGCTGTGCAGTACAGTTAATGAAATCAATTGTTTCCGATGTCATGGAAGCAATTCGAGATGTGACCCACAAGGTCCGAGAAAGCATAAGGCATGTTAAAAATTCACAAGTAACCCTAGGAAAATTCAATGAGATTGCTCAGCAAGCTGCGATTAGTGGTGAGAGACCTTTGATTCTTGACTGCGGACAGCAGTGGAGTTCAACATACTTAATGCTTGAAGCTGCCTTGGACTATAGGGGAGCCTTCTGTCTACTAGAAGAGCATGACCCTACCTACACTAGTGCCTTGTCTGAAACAGAGTGGGATCATGCTAGTGCCGTAGCTGGCTATGTGAAACTTTTTGTTGAAGTTACTAATGTTTTCACAACAAATAAGTATTCAACTGCCAACATATATTTCCCAGAAATATGTGATATTCACATCCAGTTGATTGAATGGTGTAAGAATCCTGATAATTTTCTAAGTGATATAGCGATGAAGATGAAAGAAAAGTTTGACAGATACTGGAGCAAGTGCAGTTTGACTTTGGCAATAGCAGCAATACTGGATCCAAGGTTCAAGATGAAGTTGGTGGAGTATTACTATCCTCAGATTTATGATTCTGATGCGCCAAATCAGATCAAAGCAATATCTGATGCCATAAGGGAGCTTTCCAATGAGTATGCTATGGGCTCATCTTCGCTTGATCCAGATACGGCTGGTGCTTCTGGCAGCTTAGCCAGTACCACTATTGGCACGAGGGACAGACTTAGGGGTTTCGACAAGTTTCTCCATGAAACTTCACAAAGCCACAACATGACATCAGATCTTGACAAATACTTGGAAGAGCCAGTCTTTCCTCGCAATTATGATTTCAGCATATTGAATTGGTGGAAAGTTCACACACCAAGGTACCCTATATTATCGATGATGGCACGTGATATCTTGGGAGTTCCTGCATCCACTCTTGGACCAGAGTTGGCATTCAATAACAGAGGCAGGGTGCTTGATCATCATCGCAGTTCACTGAATCCAGATGCTAGAGAAGCTCTGATATGTGGTCAAGACTGGTTGCGCATGGAATCTGAAG AATATAACTCACCTCACATCTACACTGCTGTGCCACTTACGGTGGAATCAAAGTAG